In Ammoniphilus sp. CFH 90114, a genomic segment contains:
- a CDS encoding class I SAM-dependent methyltransferase, whose product MKPNESSLTSLISAFARAYHSKYDTPKIFDDFIAQDLLLQEEFSNISQYMIQGFSFFNQDRTEKFRDDPDEKLKWIIQVQLSPTPLARAAYCEKVLLNEMSLGLKQYVILGAGLDTFAFRHPEWKGSLEIFEVDQPATQEFKKSRLAQANLDIPSHLHFVPMDFTETFSYQNLSNEGFENKKTFFNLLGVSYYLTKEENARLIQDLFADMPSGSSIVFDYADENLFIEKGKSNRVENMLKMASKGGEPIKSCFTYWEMEKMLEKSGLLIYEHLSPNEINERFFQHRTDDLTAFETIHYVHAVKK is encoded by the coding sequence ATGAAGCCAAATGAGTCCAGTTTAACGTCCTTGATATCAGCTTTTGCTCGAGCATACCACAGTAAATATGACACGCCAAAAATTTTCGACGATTTTATTGCACAAGATTTGCTACTCCAAGAAGAATTTTCGAACATCAGTCAGTATATGATTCAAGGATTTTCGTTTTTCAACCAAGATAGGACGGAAAAGTTTCGAGATGATCCAGACGAAAAGTTAAAATGGATTATTCAAGTGCAGCTTTCTCCCACTCCCTTAGCCCGTGCTGCCTATTGCGAAAAAGTATTATTGAACGAAATGTCGTTAGGATTAAAGCAATATGTCATCCTAGGAGCTGGGCTGGATACGTTTGCTTTTAGACATCCAGAATGGAAAGGTAGCTTAGAAATATTTGAGGTGGATCAACCAGCCACCCAGGAGTTTAAAAAGAGTAGATTGGCTCAGGCAAATCTTGATATTCCAAGCCATCTTCATTTTGTTCCCATGGACTTTACCGAGACGTTTTCTTATCAGAATCTATCAAATGAAGGGTTTGAAAACAAAAAAACGTTCTTTAACCTACTAGGCGTTTCTTATTATTTAACAAAAGAAGAGAATGCAAGGTTAATACAAGATTTATTTGCCGATATGCCCTCGGGAAGTTCTATCGTTTTTGATTATGCAGACGAAAACCTCTTTATAGAGAAAGGGAAGTCTAACCGAGTTGAAAATATGCTAAAAATGGCATCAAAAGGTGGAGAACCCATCAAATCTTGTTTCACTTATTGGGAAATGGAGAAAATGCTAGAAAAGTCAGGTTTACTTATTTATGAACATTTATCCCCCAACGAGATTAATGAGCGATTCTTTCAACACCGAACGGATGATTTGACTGCCTTCGAAACGATCCATTATGT